The genomic interval AAAAAGGAGGAATTCACTGGCCAGCACAGCAACActaaaaggcctgaaagaccacatctagaagagcctgcacagttctggaaaaaaaaaatatttgaagacATGAAACCAGGATGAACTTGTATGATGAGAAGAGTATGTATGAGAGAGTAAGTATGAAGCAGAGAAAGCACTTgtgatctgaagcataccacattGTGTATCAAAGGTGTAGGCAATGTTGTGTGAGCACGTGGCTGACAGTGGAACCTGGCTActtgtgtttattgatgatgtgactgctgatagaagcagcagggtgAATTGTGAAGCGTACAGGGTGTaatctctgctcagattcagccaaaagcttacaaaactgatcagaccGCATTtgacagtgcaaatggataatgacccaaagcaaaagcaacccaagagtttctccaGGTAAAGAAAtcagatattcttcaatggccaagtcactCACTTATCTCAGCccaacagagcatgcttttcactGGAGACAAAACTAGCAGACCATCTCGAGGTAGGAAAAACAGAACTTGATGTCCATGAGTTGTACACTTCAGGCAAGGCACTGACTGCGTTTATGAACTTCAAATATCGGCTTACTTACTGTGATGAATCGAACTTATTATCCTAACTGATTCTGatattgtatttttaatactgTACTTTGTGTATTCTTCAGTAAGGGACACTTGCACACTTAGACTATTTCACACGCATCTGGACAACCTTAACATCTTTGAGTTGCTTTAGGACAACGCTCATATTTATAAACTCACCAGTTTCCTACTTTATATCCATTTATGCCCATTTCGTGCTTTCTTGTGTTATTTCCAGTTATTTTCTTCTGGGATTTTTTGCCGGGATTCACCAGAGTTCGACGACCTGTTTGGCTTCTCggtggaggatgtgctgaaggaGGTGAAACGAGGAAGCAAACTGGTAAATACTTTTGAAATTGTCAGATCTAAACTGGGGCATGGACTGGGAATGGTCTTTAATTgtctcattcttttttttttttttgcataagaCTTGTAACCACTGCAAGAGAAAGGGAGCCACTGCTGGGTGTGAAGTCAAACGCTGccagaagtcctaccattaccCATGTGCTGTTAAAGAGGGAGCCAAGGCTATTGAGGATGAAGTCAATGGGAGCTATGTGTCAGTTCAATATATGTTTAGCTTTGTGTCCTAAAACATGTTCAGCTAATCTAAAAAGAAGAACAGCAATCAATAATAGTTGCAATTAAGAATGCATTTGAATTTAGCTGTGacaaactgttgtttttctaaCAGGATATACTGCTCACCCCACTATGAGCGGCAAATACGtaagttttgagtttttgtccttgatacttttttaaattcagtttatgAGATattatgattttcatttttccatttcatgaCCAGAAGCACAGGAGTCCATAAATAGAATCGCTTCTTCCACCAAAAAGCCCAGGACCTCCAAAACCCTCAAAAACTCCAGTGAACCTGGACCATCTAAGGTtagtagattttatttatttatgtacttTTTGTGGGACCTGTAGTTTGGTTTATTATTTTGGAAGTAGTAATGCTAAATAAATTCTCATAACACCAAACAAAGACCAAACGCCAGATGAAGTGGATGGTTCTGTGGGTGATTTACATATCCATGCACTAATTCATAAACAAAGGCACAGCCAGTTAATTTTTTTGATTACCAAGCGGGTCATAAATGAGCAGACCCCTTGAGGAATCGAGCGGGTCTTGTGTGTTTCTGCCTCTCATTGAGTtttcagtgagctgcagttccaTAAAGCAGCAGTGAAGGTGCAGAACACGGTCCACTCAGACTCggtgtataaaaaaatatggcTGCAAGCCAGATTATATGactacaaaatcgatcattgcCCTGTGACCTGTGGTGTTCTGGTGCCgagtgcatttgtgtgtattttattctgttctaAATAAACAATCCATTGTGTTTTCATGAGGTATTTTGCCTAGCTTGTGAGCAGAGAGAAGGAAATGTCAGCTTGGAAAGTTTGTCTAATAGCATTATGTGAGTATTTACAAACATCTTTCTTAGACTTTAATTCTTACTGTGCCGATCCCATCAGTCATATTCTAACaagcagatgtttgtttttaaggttATATTGTGACAAACATGTTCCTGCGTCACATAAGAAGAACGGCAATGGTAAGTGTTGCCCAGAGTTATGTTTTcagtagttatttttttttccattgtgtcAAAGATGAAATTGCTTTGTAACTGACAGGAGCCGGACCCTCTGCACACAACAGTGACTCCAGCTCATCCAACAGTACCACGCGTACCTCTAGCAAGGTATTGTTCAGTcgtttaaagtttttttttttttttttaaagtggcatttttccaaattgttttttttttttttaaaaacttgtgtttttgcttttcaaACAGAGATGGTTGGGTGACTGTGACAAGTGAGTATGGGATGCACGTGTACCTAAATTTACAAGCTTTTTACTTTAAACACTTTCTAAATCAGTGGTTTCACACTCCACAAcccatgttgttgttgttgttttttttgttttttttttcccccataaatCAGAAACCACAGTGTTCTTGAGCCTGCCACTTCTCCTCAAATGTGTTAAGGTTGGGCGCCtcggtggcttagtggtgaagccggcaaccacatacatgtGTCGCATtgtggtgcgggcggcgcgggttcgagtcccggcctgtcgccaatttgcccacgtgtcttcctCTGTATCTTCCCCccatttcctctctctctccactgccgagaaaagccgctgtggccaaaaatgcaaaaaaaaaaaaaaaagtgttaaggTCACGCAGTGCCAAGATATGGCCTGTTTTTAGCTAACAGCTAATATTAAACTAATATTAATCTTTGCCATTTTTCATAgatgaaataaagaaatgggGACGAATTGTGTTTTTTATGACAGGCTgcaagtaacaaagtgcctaaaaatgCTAATTAAAACTGGCTCTTAGGTAAGTTGTCTGGTTCAtgccttgagttaggtgccttttttttttttttttttttttttttttaaatccttgaatgattcataagtcagtgttaagtggttcaACAAATAAAAAGTATGCAtatgaaaatggtcaggtataaagactggactaaaaatgagtgaaatcgcagccaatgtccaaagaaaaactttgaaagatcttcagaaagctggagaactgttgATCAAGACcgctttaaaaatgacagtcttgttgcttggaagcaaaatctaAGGAAATGAGGTGGGCAAATTGCTCCCTGTTAGTATCTATCAAAAGGGTGCAaacttttcttcctcttcttatATATTTTTCCCTTGGCTGTCCACCACCAGACACAGTTGTCATGATTCCCAATCTTTGTCGCAGGCAGGAGGAGACCCGCTATAAACATAAACCTGAAGGCTGGAAGAAGAGAATCTCTGATTCTTCAAATTCAGGTCAACCACAatgcaagaaaataaaatttcacCTCTGTGGGCTTCTCATGCTCCAGCTAAccaaccccctttttttttgttttttttttaaaaaaaaaaaaaatagttgacAATGACAATGAAGACAACATGCCAATGGATATATGTGCCCCGTTAgagtctgatatagatgaaaGTGCTAATTCAGTTCCAGAACTCAAAGTACGATCTTTAATTAATTCTGCAATAACATCATTAGAGGCTAAATATGACTAATAACTTAAAATATCcatttttgtcctgtctcataTGTTTATTCTCGTAATGGCAGACTGTGCCTGAAGTTATCAGGTAGGTTTTGcctctttgtttttcatatatatatatatatatatatatatatatatatatatatattttatatttcaaatttggtGTATTGATTGTGCAAAACAAAACGTAATCTTTGATCCACAGAActcatattttacttttttcattaGCTTTGTAGCGTCGTCCAATAATGGAAAAAGTTGTCCAGAGTTAACAAAGCACACTACCAGCAAGTTTTATTAAATTGCAGCCTAACAAAACACCACCAAAAAGGCCAAACATGTCTGCAGAATGTATTGCCTATTGAATCTCAGTTTTTCAGGGGCTTTTGTATGGTTACTTCTTTTTCTTGGTCTATAAAAATGTCagaggatctttttttttttttttcttcttcttataaaTGATGTTCTCCTCTTTACAGAAGAGACATTGAGAACCCCGCTGGGTCTCCGTCAGGTAAGTTGTCACTGATTCAGTGTGTATAGTTTGAATAATTAagagctgactttttttttaactggcaaatttatctttttttttttttgtttttttttttaaggaaatcaTGTGGAGGATGAAAATGATAAAGACACAATCATAGACTCTGTGAGTTCTCAGATATTGTCTTTTTCCCTAGCAGCTATAAAGTCTCATCTTTTGGTTATACATTAATATTTAGCACTCTGAAGATTTGGTCTTTTTCTGATATATATTCACATTAGTTTCACAATCAGTAAGTAACAATTTTAGTGAAGCAATTTCTAAAGGAAACTTAATTGCAAAATCCATCTTTTTTACATTCAATTCATATGAGGTATAGAAAGAGCGCTAGCAGGACGGTGTTGTGATGAGAtgtgctttcttcttcttaggATGCTGAGTCAGAGAGTCTGCTGCTTCCTGTGGAGATCTGTGTACTGCCTGAGCCACTTACATTGTCAACTGCTGAACTCTCCCCTCAGACTGAATCCGCTCCACAAGAAGATTTTTTAGTTAAGGCCGATATAGAGCCGGTCAAGAAAATGCACAAGGGTAAGGTTTCTCCTCCTGAGACTGAGCGTGTGTTTTAGTAGACCAAAATTTTTTGATGATTATACAGCAGTCAGACAAAGCATTATGTGTCTGTTACTATGGGCAGCAAGTGAACAATCAGTTCTTAAAGTTGATGCCTTGGAATTAGGACAAATGGGAAGTGTAAGTATTTGAGTGACTTTGACAAGGCCCAGTGATGATGAGGCTGCGTCAGAGCACATCCAAGACTGCAGGTCTTCTGAGGTGGTTACACACATGCAATGATCATTTCCTGCCCACGGTGGTTAAAGGAAGGacaaaagtgaagaaggtcCAGTATTAGAGGCACCCAAGGCCTGTGTAGTCTGATTCATTGCAGTTGACTGCTTATGAAGATGCAAAGCAGCCATAGACTAGATTTATAATAAATGGAAGGAGCCTCGCCAGAGCTCCTACTGTCATACCGGTGCCTGATAACCCAGGAAACCTGCAGAGGGCTTGTGGAGTCCCTGCCTTGACAGGTTAGAGCTGTTGCTGTGGCACAAAGCAAATCTACAGAATATCAGGCAAGCGGTTTTAATTGTTTGGCTGATGAGCATATTTTGGAAGTATTTTGCACATTTACAAGCACAAAGTGAAGGTTATGTGCATTCCTGTGAAAAAGGACACACTTTGACATTATTAGATATATTCATTAAAATACTTGAAATGTGCTCAAAGAGGTGCCTTGTCACATTCGACAGAGCAAGTATTTTTCAGTGGTGAATGATTGGAGAGAAATTAATTAAGTTTATGCCTGTGAAATAAATGTATGACAAACACCAAACACTCATCTAGAAAGGTTAAGAAATCGCTGTCACATGAAATGTAGAGATTTTTCAGTACTGAAATGGTAAAAAGCTGCGAGGACTCATAGACCACTTTTATTCTTAGGGTCCAGGCCTGAGCAAAAAGCTGTCCAAAGCCCTGGTCAACACACCAGTGCACCCTCTGTTCCACGGCCAAGCTCCGCTGACCTCCTTCCTTCTTTTGGCCAGTCCAAATCACCTCCCTGCACCAGCCCGGCCATTTTCCCGGCTCCGCCTGAACCCGTTTGTGTATCCATTAggtcctcttcctctcctgtggCGCTTCCCTCAGTTTCAGAGCCTAAAATCGACTCCACCACCTTCTGGAAAAGCTGTAATGTAGCGGGATGTACACAGGCCATCTTCACTGACTTCATTAATAGCATGAATGATATCTCCAACAAAATCCAGTCAGATCAGGCCAGCCAAGAGGGTAAGGATATATGACGCTCATGAGATTCTATCCAACCGTTATGTTTTAACTGAAGGAATGTGAAACtctgatttatttgttttttttttttccttcccacagaaTATGATCTTGCACTATCGGTGATGGCAGCTTCTGGAAAATTGGCAGAGTTTGTGGCTAAGCAGCAGGAAGGTAAAACAGTGTTGCTCTAGTGGTGCATCTCCTGATTACAGTCTTTGGTTAACAGTAATTTACCTCTGCTTCATGGATATATTGCGGTTGTTGCAATACTAAAATTTCAAGCTCAACACAGATACCCATTTTCTTAGGTATCTGTGGGTACATTTGATACCGTGGAAGCTGATATACGTTGTGTAATTGTAAAGCTAAAAATTTGAATCACAGGCTTATCCAGCTTGTATCATAATGTGGCTCATTAGACACCTTACATCTGGGCGTGCTTCTAATGGGGTGGGGATTGCATCCCAAATGTGGATCAGGGCATCAttgaactcctggacagtctggtGGTAGTTGGCAGGACCaggtgcatctctcaggtcctgtgtcaggtctttgttggattttttccccctaattcttgagaacatgactttcagatactgctcaTGTACtgtagacaggcttaaaacaaTCTGGcacttcttttgtgttttttttttttttttttttttttttaaggatacaccatgctgagatctgatagttttctctctcttatagTTTtctagctctttgggaatcaccttgttggtgcaaaaatactattatatgcctgtcaaactacattatctttgacatttttgatagattcaactaaagaatggaaacaaattgggtttttgtgacaggctgctagtaacaaagtgtctaaagataaAATTTACTAAGTTGTTTATTATGCATAGACTCAATACTGGTTCATCCTTAAGTTAGGCGCCTCttttttatacttgaatgattcataggtcagtgttaagtggcttaacaaacaaacattcctATGAAAattgtcaggtacaaggactgaactgactgatcttttgtctcattcatCTTAtataatgtcaaacccaaatgttcagtctacagcaaaaataaagggactggTCTTACTGTTCCCACTGTGGGTGGGGAGTGTAGAGCAAGAtataaagcaaaatataaataaatgtaaaagtagTGTTTTAAACTGCAGTGCCTcatgctttcatttatttttatatacagtatcagtcaaaagtttggacacaccttctaataatgttgtttcattacttaaaaattgtctccattgtagattaatactaaagtcatccaagctatgaagaaatacatatggaattatgtagtaaacaaaaaaaaaaaaaatgttaaaccataatgttttagattttagattcttcaaagtaggcacctcttgcttagatgacagctcattttctcagttagctttatgaggtagtcacctggaatggctttcagtttaaTGTCTTAATGTGTTTTAGACCATTTGTTGTGTTGTTAAGAGGTAGAGATGGTATgcagtgaatagccctatttgagtaatgttctaatctatattatggcaagaactactcaactacgTACAGAAAAACGACAGTCCaacattactttaagaaatgaaggtcagtcagtcTGATAGatttgaaagtatcctcaagtgcagtcgcaaagaccatcaaacgttatgatgatgaaactggctctcatcaggaccgccccaggaaaggaagaccaagagttccctctgttgcacaggataagttcagAGTTACCAGAAactgcaagttaacagcaccccagataagagcccacctaaatgcttcagagttcaagcagcacacacatctcaccATCAGCTGACCAGAGAAGActgtgtgaatctggactttatggttgaattgctacaaagaagccacttctaaggaaaaagaaagaggaagagaatggtttgggccaaggaacacaaggaatgaacatta from Archocentrus centrarchus isolate MPI-CPG fArcCen1 chromosome 21, fArcCen1, whole genome shotgun sequence carries:
- the phf11 gene encoding uncharacterized protein phf11 isoform X4, with amino-acid sequence MSDSTVSCILCQRSEETKTTGTLSTKDEVTAHQNCLLFSSGIFCRDSPEFDDLFGFSVEDVLKEVKRGSKLTCNHCKRKGATAGCEVKRCQKSYHYPCAVKEGAKAIEDEVNGSYVIYCSPHYERQIPQESINRIASSTKKPRTSKTLKNSSEPGPSKVFCLACEQREGNVSLESLSNSIMLYCDKHVPASHKKNGNGAGPSAHNSDSSSSNSTTRTSSKRWLGDCDKQEETRYKHKPEGWKKRISDSSNSVDNDNEDNMPMDICAPLESDIDESANSVPELKTVPEVIRRDIENPAGSPSGNHVEDENDKDTIIDSDAESESLLLPVEICVLPEPLTLSTAELSPQTESAPQEDFLVKADIEPVKKMHKGSRPEQKAVQSPGQHTSAPSVPRPSSADLLPSFGQSKSPPCTSPAIFPAPPEPVCVSIRSSSSPVALPSVSEPKIDSTTFWKSCNVAGCTQAIFTDFINSMNDISNKIQSDQASQEEYDLALSVMAASGKLAEFVAKQQEELQKKQTDLQKAAAAMKEVVSALRK
- the phf11 gene encoding uncharacterized protein phf11 isoform X2; this encodes MSDSTVSCILCQRSEETKTTGTLSTKDEVTAHQNCLLFSSGIFCRDSPEFDDLFGFSVEDVLKEVKRGSKLTCNHCKRKGATAGCEVKRCQKSYHYPCAVKEGAKAIEDEVNGSYVIYCSPHYERQIQAQESINRIASSTKKPRTSKTLKNSSEPGPSKVFCLACEQREGNVSLESLSNSIMLYCDKHVPASHKKNGNGAGPSAHNSDSSSSNSTTRTSSKRWLGDCDKQEETRYKHKPEGWKKRISDSSNSVDNDNEDNMPMDICAPLESDIDESANSVPELKTVPEVIRRDIENPAGSPSGNHVEDENDKDTIIDSDAESESLLLPVEICVLPEPLTLSTAELSPQTESAPQEDFLVKADIEPVKKMHKGSRPEQKAVQSPGQHTSAPSVPRPSSADLLPSFGQSKSPPCTSPAIFPAPPEPVCVSIRSSSSPVALPSVSEPKIDSTTFWKSCNVAGCTQAIFTDFINSMNDISNKIQSDQASQEEYDLALSVMAASGKLAEFVAKQQEELQKKQTDLQKAAAAMKEVVSALRK
- the phf11 gene encoding uncharacterized protein phf11 isoform X7 — translated: MSDSTVSCILCQRSEETKTTGTLSTKDEVTAHQNCLLFSSGIFCRDSPEFDDLFGFSVEDVLKEVKRGSKLTCNHCKRKGATAGCEVKRCQKSYHYPCAVKEGAKAIEDEVNGSYVIYCSPHYERQIPQESINRIASSTKKPRTSKTLKNSSEPGPSKNGNGAGPSAHNSDSSSSNSTTRTSSKRWLGDCDKQEETRYKHKPEGWKKRISDSSNSVDNDNEDNMPMDICAPLESDIDESANSVPELKTVPEVIRRDIENPAGSPSGNHVEDENDKDTIIDSDAESESLLLPVEICVLPEPLTLSTAELSPQTESAPQEDFLVKADIEPVKKMHKGSRPEQKAVQSPGQHTSAPSVPRPSSADLLPSFGQSKSPPCTSPAIFPAPPEPVCVSIRSSSSPVALPSVSEPKIDSTTFWKSCNVAGCTQAIFTDFINSMNDISNKIQSDQASQEEYDLALSVMAASGKLAEFVAKQQEELQKKQTDLQKAAAAMKEVVSALRK
- the phf11 gene encoding uncharacterized protein phf11 isoform X3, with product MSDSTVSCILCQRSEETKTTGTLSTKDEVTAHQNCLLFSSGIFCRDSPEFDDLFGFSVEDVLKEVKRGSKLTCNHCKRKGATAGCEVKRCQKSYHYPCAVKEGAKAIEDEVNGSYVIYCSPHYERQIPQESINRIASSTKKPRTSKTLKNSSEPGPSKEVFCLACEQREGNVSLESLSNSIMLYCDKHVPASHKKNGNGAGPSAHNSDSSSSNSTTRTSSKRWLGDCDKQEETRYKHKPEGWKKRISDSSNSVDNDNEDNMPMDICAPLESDIDESANSVPELKTVPEVIRRDIENPAGSPSGNHVEDENDKDTIIDSDAESESLLLPVEICVLPEPLTLSTAELSPQTESAPQEDFLVKADIEPVKKMHKGSRPEQKAVQSPGQHTSAPSVPRPSSADLLPSFGQSKSPPCTSPAIFPAPPEPVCVSIRSSSSPVALPSVSEPKIDSTTFWKSCNVAGCTQAIFTDFINSMNDISNKIQSDQASQEEYDLALSVMAASGKLAEFVAKQQEELQKKQTDLQKAAAAMKEVVSALRK
- the phf11 gene encoding uncharacterized protein phf11 isoform X1 — encoded protein: MSDSTVSCILCQRSEETKTTGTLSTKDEVTAHQNCLLFSSGIFCRDSPEFDDLFGFSVEDVLKEVKRGSKLTCNHCKRKGATAGCEVKRCQKSYHYPCAVKEGAKAIEDEVNGSYVIYCSPHYERQIQAQESINRIASSTKKPRTSKTLKNSSEPGPSKEVFCLACEQREGNVSLESLSNSIMLYCDKHVPASHKKNGNGAGPSAHNSDSSSSNSTTRTSSKRWLGDCDKQEETRYKHKPEGWKKRISDSSNSVDNDNEDNMPMDICAPLESDIDESANSVPELKTVPEVIRRDIENPAGSPSGNHVEDENDKDTIIDSDAESESLLLPVEICVLPEPLTLSTAELSPQTESAPQEDFLVKADIEPVKKMHKGSRPEQKAVQSPGQHTSAPSVPRPSSADLLPSFGQSKSPPCTSPAIFPAPPEPVCVSIRSSSSPVALPSVSEPKIDSTTFWKSCNVAGCTQAIFTDFINSMNDISNKIQSDQASQEEYDLALSVMAASGKLAEFVAKQQEELQKKQTDLQKAAAAMKEVVSALRK
- the phf11 gene encoding uncharacterized protein phf11 isoform X5 gives rise to the protein MSDSTVSCILCQRSEETKTTGTLSTKDEVTAHQNCLLFSSGIFCRDSPEFDDLFGFSVEDVLKEVKRGSKLTCNHCKRKGATAGCEVKRCQKSYHYPCAVKEGAKAIEDEVNGSYVIYCSPHYERQIQAQESINRIASSTKKPRTSKTLKNSSEPGPSKKNGNGAGPSAHNSDSSSSNSTTRTSSKRWLGDCDKQEETRYKHKPEGWKKRISDSSNSVDNDNEDNMPMDICAPLESDIDESANSVPELKTVPEVIRRDIENPAGSPSGNHVEDENDKDTIIDSDAESESLLLPVEICVLPEPLTLSTAELSPQTESAPQEDFLVKADIEPVKKMHKGSRPEQKAVQSPGQHTSAPSVPRPSSADLLPSFGQSKSPPCTSPAIFPAPPEPVCVSIRSSSSPVALPSVSEPKIDSTTFWKSCNVAGCTQAIFTDFINSMNDISNKIQSDQASQEEYDLALSVMAASGKLAEFVAKQQEELQKKQTDLQKAAAAMKEVVSALRK
- the phf11 gene encoding uncharacterized protein phf11 isoform X6 → MSDSTVSCILCQRSEETKTTGTLSTKDEVTAHQNCLLFSSGIFCRDSPEFDDLFGFSVEDVLKEVKRGSKLTCNHCKRKGATAGCEVKRCQKSYHYPCAVKEGAKAIEDEVNGSYVIYCSPHYERQIQAQESINRIASSTKKPRTSKTLKNSSEPGPSKNGNGAGPSAHNSDSSSSNSTTRTSSKRWLGDCDKQEETRYKHKPEGWKKRISDSSNSVDNDNEDNMPMDICAPLESDIDESANSVPELKTVPEVIRRDIENPAGSPSGNHVEDENDKDTIIDSDAESESLLLPVEICVLPEPLTLSTAELSPQTESAPQEDFLVKADIEPVKKMHKGSRPEQKAVQSPGQHTSAPSVPRPSSADLLPSFGQSKSPPCTSPAIFPAPPEPVCVSIRSSSSPVALPSVSEPKIDSTTFWKSCNVAGCTQAIFTDFINSMNDISNKIQSDQASQEEYDLALSVMAASGKLAEFVAKQQEELQKKQTDLQKAAAAMKEVVSALRK
- the phf11 gene encoding uncharacterized protein phf11 isoform X8, with the translated sequence MSDSTVSCILCQRSEETKTTGTLSTKDEVTAHQNCLLFSSGIFCRDSPEFDDLFGFSVEDVLKEVKRGSKLTCNHCKRKGATAGCEVKRCQKSYHYPCAVKEGAKAIEDEVNGSYVIYCSPHYERQIQAQESINRIASSTKKPRTSKTLKNSSEPGPSKEVFCLACEQREGNVSLESLSNSIMLYCDKHVPASHKKNGNGAGPSAHNSDSSSSNSTTRTSSKRWLGDCDKRDIENPAGSPSGNHVEDENDKDTIIDSDAESESLLLPVEICVLPEPLTLSTAELSPQTESAPQEDFLVKADIEPVKKMHKGSRPEQKAVQSPGQHTSAPSVPRPSSADLLPSFGQSKSPPCTSPAIFPAPPEPVCVSIRSSSSPVALPSVSEPKIDSTTFWKSCNVAGCTQAIFTDFINSMNDISNKIQSDQASQEEYDLALSVMAASGKLAEFVAKQQEELQKKQTDLQKAAAAMKEVVSALRK
- the phf11 gene encoding uncharacterized protein phf11 isoform X10 translates to MSDSTVSCILCQRSEETKTTGTLSTKDEVTAHQNCLLFSSGIFCRDSPEFDDLFGFSVEDVLKEVKRGSKLTCNHCKRKGATAGCEVKRCQKSYHYPCAVKEGAKAIEDEVNGSYVIYCSPHYERQIQAQESINRIASSTKKPRTSKTLKNSSEPGPSKNGNGAGPSAHNSDSSSSNSTTRTSSKRWLGDCDKRDIENPAGSPSGNHVEDENDKDTIIDSDAESESLLLPVEICVLPEPLTLSTAELSPQTESAPQEDFLVKADIEPVKKMHKGSRPEQKAVQSPGQHTSAPSVPRPSSADLLPSFGQSKSPPCTSPAIFPAPPEPVCVSIRSSSSPVALPSVSEPKIDSTTFWKSCNVAGCTQAIFTDFINSMNDISNKIQSDQASQEEYDLALSVMAASGKLAEFVAKQQEELQKKQTDLQKAAAAMKEVVSALRK
- the phf11 gene encoding uncharacterized protein phf11 isoform X9 → MSDSTVSCILCQRSEETKTTGTLSTKDEVTAHQNCLLFSSGIFCRDSPEFDDLFGFSVEDVLKEVKRGSKLTCNHCKRKGATAGCEVKRCQKSYHYPCAVKEGAKAIEDEVNGSYVIYCSPHYERQIQAQESINRIASSTKKPRTSKTLKNSSEPGPSKKNGNGAGPSAHNSDSSSSNSTTRTSSKRWLGDCDKRDIENPAGSPSGNHVEDENDKDTIIDSDAESESLLLPVEICVLPEPLTLSTAELSPQTESAPQEDFLVKADIEPVKKMHKGSRPEQKAVQSPGQHTSAPSVPRPSSADLLPSFGQSKSPPCTSPAIFPAPPEPVCVSIRSSSSPVALPSVSEPKIDSTTFWKSCNVAGCTQAIFTDFINSMNDISNKIQSDQASQEEYDLALSVMAASGKLAEFVAKQQEELQKKQTDLQKAAAAMKEVVSALRK